The region ACAGCACCGTCGGCGGACAAATGCACGTCGCAGTCATTGCACAAGCGCGCAAGCGCAAGGTTGCGATGCAGCAGGAGATGGACAAGCTGCAAATTCTGCAACAGAACGAACTCAACGCATTGCAAGCCAAGATCCGGAATCTGCATGCCGAACTAGGACGCATCGACATTCAACTTACGAGTCAGCAACGGCGCACCGCCCTTGCTGCCGATGCTGCGGCACGCTACGACAGCTTGCTCGCAGCTGATTTCATCTCGAAAGACCAGGCGCAGGAACGCCACGCCGGCCTGTTCGACCAACAATCGCGATTACAAGGCCTACAACGTGAACGCGCAGCCTCGGCTCAGGCACTCACGGATGCCATCAACGAACGCTCCGGACTCCCCCTCAAACACCAAAACCAATTGTCGCAGATCAAACGCAGCATGATCGACGTCGACCTGTCGATGATCGAGCACGAAGCCAAGCGAGAATTCGTGGTAACCGCTCCGGAGTCGGGCGCCGTGGAGGCGGTCCTGCTGGAATCCGGGCAGACGACCGATGGATCGCGCCCGCTCGCGACCATCGTGCCAGAGGGCGCCCATTGGCAGGCCCATCTTTTCGTACCCAGCGAAGCAGTAGGATTCCTTCGTATCGGCGACGCAGTATTGATTCGTTACAAAGCCTATCCTTACCAGAAATTCGGGCAGTACGCGGCAAAGATCGTATCGATTGCCAGTTCTGCACTTTCCGCAGCTGAACTCTCGAACAGTGGCGCACCAGTTGAGATGAGCGGCACGTTTTATCGCATTACCGCTGCATTGAGAAATCAAGACATCACTGCATACGGCAAACCGCAAAAGCTCCAAGCCGGCATGTCGCTTCACGCCGATGTGTTGCAAGAGCGGCGGCGCCTGTACGAATGGGTCCTCGAACCACTTTATAGCCTGACCGGCAAACTCTAATACGCACAATCCATGCTGCTTACCCATCGCCTCTCGCTGCCTTTTCAGCGCCGGCTACCGATCGTCCTGCAAACGGAAGCGACCGAATGCGGACTCGCCTGTCTCGCGATGGTAGCCGGTCACTATGGCCATCACGTCGACCTCGCCACGCTGCGTCGCCAATTCACCGTCTCGCTGAAAGGTGTCGGTCTCGCACGTATCATGGAGATTGCACATCGACTCGATTTCGGCACCCGCGCACTCAAGCTCGGACTCGAACAGCTCGTTCAACTTCGAGCCCCATGCATTCTTCACTGGAACTTCAATCACTTCGTCGTTCTGCAGTCCGTCGGTGCAAAACACGTCACGATTCATGATCCAGCGCATGGCCGCCGCAGGTTGCCAATCGACGAAGTATCGAGGTCATTTACCGGCATAGCCCTTGAACTGTGGCCGACGAATCGATTTAAACGACTTGATCCGGCTCCTTCAATCAGATTGCGCATGTTAACTGGTCCGATCTCAGGACTCGGTAGCTCAATCGGACAGATCCTACTGCTGGCGCTAGCCCTCGAGATCTTCACCCTGGCGTCGCCCTTTTTCCTGCAATGGGTGATCGATGAGGTCATAGTCAGCGCGGACCGCGACTTGCTCACAGTGCTCGCAATCGGCTTTGGCCTGCTTTTGCTCATGCAAGAAGGCACTCATGCCATCCGTGCGTGGATGTTGCTGCATTTCAGTACGACATTGAACGTGCAGTGGCGCGCGAACCTGTTCACGCACTTGCTCAACCTCCCCGTACGCTACTTCGAGCGCCGTCATCTGGGAGATATAGTCTCGAGATTCGGGACCATCGATACGATCCAGAAATCGTTGACCACATCGTTCCTAAGCGCGATCATCGACGGCATCATGACCGTCGCGACGCTGGTCATGATGTTCCTGTACAACCGCACGTTGGGAACTGTCGCGCTCAGTGCGATGCTAGTGTATGGTCTGTTGCGCTGGCTTTGGTATCAACCGCTTCGGCAGGCCACCGAAGATGAAATCGTGCACGGTGCCAAGCAACACAGTCACTTCCTCGAGACCATCAGAGGCGTCAAGACAATCAAGTTGTTCAATCGCCAAAGCGAGCGTCGCGCGACTTGGCTGACGCTATTCGTCGATCAGATCAACTCTGGCCTACGTACCCAAAAACTCCAATTGCTTTACCAGCAACTCAACGGACTACTCTTCGGTATCGAAGGTCTGCTGATTATCTGGCTCGGCGCGACGATGGTCATGGAAGGCCACTTTACGGTCGGCGTGCTGATGGCCTTCAACGCATACAAGGGGCAGTTCGATAGCCGGGTCGGCAACTTAATCGACAGATTTTTTGAATTGAGAATGCTCCAGCTCCAGGGAGAGCGGCTTTCCGACATCGTATTCACGGCTCCCGAAGCTGACATGACTTCGCGTCTCGTGCCCGACGAAACCGAACGACTCGCCGCAAGCATCGAAGTTGATAGCCTCACATTCTCCTACGCTGATGGCGAACCGGCCATACTCGATGGAGTATCGCTGAAGATCGGCGCCGGCGAATCGGTCGCGCTCGTCGGTCCGTCGGGATGCGGCAAGACAACATTCGTCAACATACTGCTCGGTTCCCTTGAGCCGACTGGGGGCGCCATCAGGATCGGCGGCATCGAGCTCAGCCGGCTCGGATTAGAGCGACTGCGGATGCTAATCGGAACTGTCATGCAGGATGACCTCCTATTCTCAGGCTCCATCGCAGACAACATCTGCTTCTTCGATTCCAACCCAGATCCACGGTGGATCGCTGAATGCGCGCGGATCGCTGCGGTGCATGACGACATCGTCGCAATGCCTATGGGATACAACACTCTCGTCGGCGACATGGGAACCGTCCTGTCTGGTGGTCAGAAGCAACGAGTTTTGCTCGCGCGCGCGCTTTACAAGCGGCCGAAAATCCTCGTGCTCGACGAAGCCACAAGCCACCTCGATCCGCAACGCGAACATCAAGTCAACGCTGCCGTCAGCGCACTGCAAATAACGCGCGTTATCGTTGCGCACCGCCAAGAAACGATTGCATCGGCGTCACGTGTGATTGTGCTTGCTAGTGGCAAGGTAGCATCTGAACATCCGGCATCATCGTCGTGCGACCACTCGCACGGGCCCGCACCCATGTCCACCGAGCGCTGATACTAATGAAACGCTGCGCGTCCTTTGTACTACTCGCTGCAATCTCCGCGTCTTCGTCGGCAACCCAAGCGGCGTTTCTAGACGTCTTCCGGACCCGTACCGACATACCGGCCACACCGGCCTCTCCGTTGATCGGAACGGCGATTTGTCCCGACGTGCGTGTTGATGTTCCGCTGGAGTTAGAGGATGTCATTCTTCGGGCAATCTGTGCACATCCGCGCGCGCGCCAAACTTGGTCTGTCATCCGCGCACGAGCCGCTGCTGTCGGATCGGCACGGACCGCCTATCTTCCGTCGCTCAACGCAAGCACTCACATTCAGCGTGACACCGTTTCGGCGAGGTACGACTACAGCGTCTCTGGCCTCGGTTCGGTCGACAATTCCCGGACAACATCGTCTATGCAAAGCTCGCTTGATCTGGGTTGGCTGCTCTTCGATTTCGGTCAGCGTGGTGCGAGCATTCAGCAAGCTCACGCACTGCTAGCCGCAGCCAATGCGAACCATGACGAAGCGCTTCAAACGATCTTCTTCGACGCAGCACATGCCTTTTACGCCGTCCGCGACGCGCAGGCCGCCGCTCGCACAGCGAATCTGAACGAGGAGGTTGCGCACAGAAGCCTAGTCATTGCGCAGGCGAAGCACCAGTCTGGCGTAGGATTCCTAACCGACCAACTGCAAGCCCGGACGGCCTATCGCCGAGCGATACTGGATCGCATTTCCGCCGAAGGCAGTCTACGCGTGGCAGCAGGTGTGTTGTCGGTTGCAATGGGGCTCGACGCTAACGTACCTGTGAGGATTGCGTCAGCCAAAGCGATGCCGAGCGAACATGTCATTCAGGCGGGTGTCGACTTGCTCATCGACGAGGCGAAAGCACGTCACCCCAAGCTTATCGCGGCACGCGCAATGCTCGATGCGGCGCAAGCGGACATCGATGCTGCTCGTGCTCAAGGTCGACCCACGATTTCACTCGTCGCCAAACGGATTGTGAACACCCCTTTGCATGGACAGCGTTCGGAATACGTGGAGTTGACCCTGTAATCCCGGACACAGCGTCACACTAAGGTTGCTGAATCCATTGAGCGCCGGAACTCGCGAGGCGAGCGGTACTTCAGCGCGCTATGGGGATGCTTCTCGTTGTAATGCTCGAACGCGATGGCCAAGTTGCGTGCAGCAGTCGCTGCGTCCGGCTTTGGCATGAAGGCAACGTAGTCGCGCTTCATTGTCTTCACGAAGCTCTCGGCCATCCCGTTACTTTGCGGGCTGCACACCGGCGTGGTCAATGGCTTCAGGCCGATGGCCGCTGCAAACCGGCGTGTATCGTCGGCCGTATAGCCCGAACCGTTGTCACTCAGCCACTCGATTTCGGACGGTGTATGCAGCTCGTTGCCAAACCGATTTTCCACTGCTGCCAGCATGACGTCGCGCACGATGTCGCCGCTGTGACCTGCCGTCGTAGCCGCCCAGCTCATCGCTTCGCGGTCGCAGCAGTCAAGCGCGAATGTCACTCGAAGCGGCTCGCCGTTGTCGCAGCGGAACTCGAAGCCGTCCGAGCACCATCGCTGATTGCTGCGCGCGACGGCCACCTTGCCATCGTGCCGACGTTGCGGCCGAGGCGGGGCTGGACGCCGTTGCATCAGCAGACCGTGAGTGCGCATGATGCGATAGATGCGCTTCGCATTGAACGGCACCTGTCCGGCAGCAATGCGTTCATTGCGCAGCGAGCCCCACACCCGGCGATAGCCATAGCTGGGCAAATCGCCGACGACTCGGCGGATTTCCTCGACCACGCTCGCATCGTCCGTCTGCCGCGATTGACGGCCATCGCGCCACGTCACCGGACGCGACAGTCGTGCCGATACGTTCGAGCGCGACACGCCGAGAACTTCACAAACCAGTTTCACTGGTCGTCCTCCGGCAGCGAGGGCGAGTGCGCTATCCATTTTTTTGCTCGGCCATACTCGACTGCTTCGCGGAGAATCTCGTTCTCCATGGTCTTCTTGCCGAGCATCCGCTGCAGCTCACGAATCTGCTTGAGGGCATCGGCCAGCTCTGATGCAGGGACCACTTCCTCTCCAGCCTTGACCGCCGACAGACTCCCGTCCTGGTACAGCTTGCGCCAGTGGAACAGCTGGTTCGGGTTCACGCCGTGCTGGCGCGCAACCATCGAAACCGACTTCCCCGGTTCGAAACTCTCGCGAACCATCGCCAGCTTCTGCTCCGCCGTCCAGCGCCGCCGACGCTCCGGGCCCGTCAACACTTCCATCACTTCCTGCCTGGTGTTAGTCAAAAACACAGTCTTATGCCTACCCGCTAGTTTAAGTGAGAGGCTATGTCCGGTGTTTCAGGGGGCTGCTCCAATACGCATCCGTTTCTCGTCTCAGTAGCAGCGTGGTCGGTCTCCAGCTGACAATCCCGCTATTTGAAAAGCTCTACTCCGGCCAGCGCGTCGCATATGCATTGGCCCGCGCCGACGAACGGGAAGCCGACTTGCGGAACACCGAATTACTGGTATCGTCGGAAGTCTGGAGGAGCTATCACGAACTGCAAGCTGCGTCGGCCAATTTGACGAACGCACGAGAACTCGTTGACGATGCCTCTCGCTCACTCGACATCGCTCGTGGACGCTACAAAGAGGGCGTCGGCACATTTACCGAACTGCTGAATGCGCAGACGGCATTCTTCGATGCAGAGAAACAACGGGTGATCGCCGTGTCGAAATGGAGGATTTCGCGTCTCCGGCTCGCGGCCGGTCTCGGCAATCTGAGACTATGGCCGTCGGACTGAACGAGATTAGCAACGCTTCGCATCGGAATTTCAGTGTTCGCGATCGGTTAGCTAATCCAACGTCTCCGAACCGATACGTCAGCACCCCCTTGCTCACACTCTGATGAAGCACGTTCCCGTGCGACTGCAGGAAGATAACCCTGCGCGACAGCTTTGTAGATCGCATGCGCGCGATTGTGCGCATTCAACGTGCGAAGGATATTGCCGATATGGTTGTCGACTGTTCCCTCGGCAAGCCTCAACGTAGACGCGATGACTTTAGTTGGATAGCCGATGCACAGTAGCGATAGCACTTCGCGCTGACGATTTGTCAAACGCTCCAAC is a window of Burkholderia latens DNA encoding:
- a CDS encoding HlyD family secretion protein, with the protein product MTSRPRSALFRKQAQDAQHVPALGSIVLVRPISFATVTGIAICMAMGVILLFGFGSYTRRTTVSGVIMPSTGLVKVYAPQSGVVLTRHITEGMRVKKGQPIFTVSSELHSTVGGQMHVAVIAQARKRKVAMQQEMDKLQILQQNELNALQAKIRNLHAELGRIDIQLTSQQRRTALAADAAARYDSLLAADFISKDQAQERHAGLFDQQSRLQGLQRERAASAQALTDAINERSGLPLKHQNQLSQIKRSMIDVDLSMIEHEAKREFVVTAPESGAVEAVLLESGQTTDGSRPLATIVPEGAHWQAHLFVPSEAVGFLRIGDAVLIRYKAYPYQKFGQYAAKIVSIASSALSAAELSNSGAPVEMSGTFYRITAALRNQDITAYGKPQKLQAGMSLHADVLQERRRLYEWVLEPLYSLTGKL
- a CDS encoding peptidase domain-containing ABC transporter — encoded protein: MLLTHRLSLPFQRRLPIVLQTEATECGLACLAMVAGHYGHHVDLATLRRQFTVSLKGVGLARIMEIAHRLDFGTRALKLGLEQLVQLRAPCILHWNFNHFVVLQSVGAKHVTIHDPAHGRRRLPIDEVSRSFTGIALELWPTNRFKRLDPAPSIRLRMLTGPISGLGSSIGQILLLALALEIFTLASPFFLQWVIDEVIVSADRDLLTVLAIGFGLLLLMQEGTHAIRAWMLLHFSTTLNVQWRANLFTHLLNLPVRYFERRHLGDIVSRFGTIDTIQKSLTTSFLSAIIDGIMTVATLVMMFLYNRTLGTVALSAMLVYGLLRWLWYQPLRQATEDEIVHGAKQHSHFLETIRGVKTIKLFNRQSERRATWLTLFVDQINSGLRTQKLQLLYQQLNGLLFGIEGLLIIWLGATMVMEGHFTVGVLMAFNAYKGQFDSRVGNLIDRFFELRMLQLQGERLSDIVFTAPEADMTSRLVPDETERLAASIEVDSLTFSYADGEPAILDGVSLKIGAGESVALVGPSGCGKTTFVNILLGSLEPTGGAIRIGGIELSRLGLERLRMLIGTVMQDDLLFSGSIADNICFFDSNPDPRWIAECARIAAVHDDIVAMPMGYNTLVGDMGTVLSGGQKQRVLLARALYKRPKILVLDEATSHLDPQREHQVNAAVSALQITRVIVAHRQETIASASRVIVLASGKVASEHPASSSCDHSHGPAPMSTER
- a CDS encoding TolC family protein, which encodes MKRCASFVLLAAISASSSATQAAFLDVFRTRTDIPATPASPLIGTAICPDVRVDVPLELEDVILRAICAHPRARQTWSVIRARAAAVGSARTAYLPSLNASTHIQRDTVSARYDYSVSGLGSVDNSRTTSSMQSSLDLGWLLFDFGQRGASIQQAHALLAAANANHDEALQTIFFDAAHAFYAVRDAQAAARTANLNEEVAHRSLVIAQAKHQSGVGFLTDQLQARTAYRRAILDRISAEGSLRVAAGVLSVAMGLDANVPVRIASAKAMPSEHVIQAGVDLLIDEAKARHPKLIAARAMLDAAQADIDAARAQGRPTISLVAKRIVNTPLHGQRSEYVELTL
- a CDS encoding IS3 family transposase (programmed frameshift); its protein translation is MEVLTGPERRRRWTAEQKLAMVRESFEPGKSVSMVARQHGVNPNQLFHWRKLYQDGSLSAVKAGEEVVPASELADALKQIRELQRMLGKKTMENEILREAVEYGRGKKMDSALALAAGGRPVKLVCEVLGVSRSNVSARLSRPVTWRDGRQSRQTDDASVVEEIRRVVGDLPSYGYRRVWGSLRNERIAAGQVPFNAKRIYRIMRTHGLLMQRRPAPPRPQRRHDGKVAVARSNQRWCSDGFEFRCDNGEPLRVTFALDCCDREAMSWAATTAGHSGDIVRDVMLAAVENRFGNELHTPSEIEWLSDNGSGYTADDTRRFAAAIGLKPLTTPVCSPQSNGMAESFVKTMKRDYVAFMPKPDAATAARNLAIAFEHYNEKHPHSALKYRSPREFRRSMDSATLV